From Primulina tabacum isolate GXHZ01 chromosome 2, ASM2559414v2, whole genome shotgun sequence, one genomic window encodes:
- the LOC142530248 gene encoding protein PLANT CADMIUM RESISTANCE 10, whose product MVSQTNYVPPPYIPLSQSDAEAETVIPVDATPVQQHMNNVPEEWSSGICACCDDMQSCCVGLICPCYLFAKNAEFLGSGTLMGSCTTHFILWSLVNSVCCVLTDGILWGLPGCFVACYACGYRRTLRSKYNLQEAPCGDFITHFCCHLCAICQEYREIRERSGSSNPPSQTVEVTAPTLQTMELVSSK is encoded by the exons ATGGTGAGCCAAACCAATTATGTACCCCCACCTTATATTCCTCTGAGTCAGTCAGATGCAGAAGCGGAAACAGTAATCCCTGTAGATGCAACGCCTGTTCAACAGCACATGAATAATGTGCCTGAAGAGTGGTCATCTGGAATCTGTGCTTGTTGTGATGATATGCAGAGCT GTTGTGTTGGCTTAATTTGCCCGTGCTATCTTTTTGCCAAGAATGCAGAGTTTTTGGGGTCCGGAACTCTAATGGGATCTTGTACAACTCATTTTATTTTGTGGTCTCTTGTTAATTCCGTTTGCTGTGTGTTGACTGATGGCATTCTGTGGGGGTTACCTGGATGCTTTGTTGCATGCTATGCGTGTGGCTACCGAAGGACATTAAGGTCAAAGTACAACTTGCAG GAAGCACCATGTGGAGATTTCATCACTCATTTCTGCTGCCATTTATGTGCCATATGTCAAGAATATAGAGAAATTCGGGAGAGGTCTGGAAGCTCAAATCCTCCGAGTCAGACGGTGGAAGTTACGGCACCTACCTTGCAGACAATGGAATTGGTTTCATCGAAATAA
- the LOC142537384 gene encoding heavy metal-associated isoprenylated plant protein 30-like — protein sequence MIFEHVYQLYITTLIYVQIDKSVIMFGGCFKLQAPISNAMSIVELLVHMDCEGCQKRIRRAISKLDGVDSLEIDMDRQKVTVTGYVDKRRVLKLVRRTGRKAEFWPFPYDSEYYPYASQYLDESNFASSYNYYTHGYNESTHGYFPQLPYQTIDDRITYSFSEENVHACMIM from the exons ATGATATTTGAACATGTTTATCAACTATATATTACAACCTTAATTTACGTACAAATTGATAAGAGTGTGATAATGTTTGGTGGTTGTTTCAAGCTGCAAGCTCCTATATCTAATGCTATGTCT ATTGTGGAGCTTTTGGTCCATATGGATTGCGAAGGATGCCAGAAAAGGATACGAAGAGCTATCTCTAAATTGGATG GTGTTGATAGCTTAGAGATAGACATGGACAGGCAGAAAGTGACCGTGACGGGATATGTTGACAAGAGGAGAGTCCTAAAACTTGTTAGAAGAACCGGAAGAAAGGCTGAGTTTTGGCCATTTCCGTATGATTCTGAATACTACCCTTATGCATCTCAATATTTGGATGAATCCAATTTCGCTTCCTCTTACAATTACTACACCCATGGATACAACGAGAGTACGCACGGCTACTTCCCTCAGCTCCCGTACCAAACCATCGACGACAGGATCACGTATAGTTTCAGTGAAGAAAATGTTCATGCTTGCATGATCATGTAG